Proteins encoded together in one Bosea sp. (in: a-proteobacteria) window:
- a CDS encoding VWA domain-containing protein encodes MLDFLELEETVGRFWHRLVGDTGSLPHHPQAAVTLAAMAPTLSVCFRGFGGEPGVRIVPARERAAGHRLNLRQRVGLGEERLAQALRTPDSLQLPARIALFPEAELNRALYVWLAACMAAMPARPLAEADPLRRDLALIDAAQRLVTKVLGAFPGLACIYRRLAEALLAGRRREGLPATEAKVEALIRALLAGETIELAATGWPDKAPPGYLPALGVPLWPLASAAPPARTRRRDEDQPPPAAAKAGDETKAYAASRDETAEEWRERSPFILNRFEKILAMSEMVAVDRPADDSEEHDPEAADELDDMVLSERKGRPASRFRFDLDLPPEAMDETALTGALTYPEWDFRSASYREDHCRVLAAMARQELTPPVQDAATRALVRQVRRRFEALRPLREPQRGQIDGPDLDLDAVVRRQTDLAAGGPGSDRIHLASRPQAYDLAVTTLMDVSLSTDSWFDDLRVLDVEKQALTVFAHGLAACGDRHEILTFTSRRRDWVRIETVKRFDEAMGPAVEARIAALTPGHYTRIGAAIRHAAAGLKARPDRRKLLIVLTDGKPNDIDHYEGRFAMEDTRMAVIEARRAGICVFAVTVDRESRAYIPHLFGRNGHAVVSKLERLPAALPAIYRVLAA; translated from the coding sequence ATGCTGGACTTCCTCGAGCTGGAAGAGACGGTCGGGCGCTTCTGGCACCGGCTGGTCGGCGACACGGGAAGCCTGCCGCATCACCCGCAGGCCGCGGTGACGCTCGCCGCCATGGCGCCGACGCTTTCCGTCTGCTTCCGCGGCTTCGGCGGCGAGCCCGGCGTCCGGATCGTGCCGGCGCGCGAGCGCGCCGCCGGGCACAGGCTCAACCTGCGCCAGCGCGTCGGCCTCGGCGAGGAAAGGCTGGCGCAGGCGCTGCGCACGCCCGACAGCCTGCAGCTGCCGGCGCGGATCGCGCTCTTCCCGGAGGCCGAGCTCAATCGCGCGCTCTATGTCTGGCTTGCCGCCTGCATGGCGGCGATGCCGGCCCGCCCGCTTGCGGAAGCCGATCCGCTCAGGCGCGACCTCGCCCTGATCGACGCCGCGCAACGGCTGGTGACGAAGGTGCTTGGCGCCTTTCCCGGCCTCGCTTGCATCTACCGCCGGCTGGCCGAGGCCCTGCTCGCGGGCCGGCGCCGCGAGGGCCTGCCCGCGACCGAGGCCAAGGTCGAGGCGCTGATCCGCGCCCTGCTCGCGGGCGAGACCATCGAGCTCGCCGCCACGGGCTGGCCGGACAAGGCCCCGCCGGGCTATCTGCCGGCGCTCGGCGTACCGCTCTGGCCACTGGCGAGCGCGGCCCCGCCGGCCCGCACGCGCCGGCGCGACGAGGACCAGCCGCCGCCGGCCGCGGCCAAGGCCGGGGACGAAACCAAGGCCTATGCCGCCAGCCGCGACGAGACGGCCGAGGAATGGCGCGAGCGCAGCCCCTTCATCCTCAACCGTTTCGAGAAGATCCTGGCGATGTCGGAGATGGTCGCGGTCGACCGCCCCGCCGACGACAGCGAGGAGCACGACCCGGAAGCCGCCGACGAGCTCGACGACATGGTGCTGAGCGAGCGCAAGGGCCGTCCCGCCTCGCGCTTCCGCTTCGATCTCGACCTGCCGCCGGAGGCGATGGACGAGACCGCGCTCACAGGCGCCCTGACCTATCCGGAATGGGATTTCCGCAGCGCAAGCTACCGCGAGGACCATTGCCGGGTGCTCGCCGCCATGGCGCGCCAGGAGCTCACCCCGCCGGTACAGGACGCGGCGACGCGCGCGCTGGTGCGCCAGGTGCGCCGCCGCTTCGAGGCGCTGCGCCCGCTGCGCGAGCCGCAGCGTGGCCAGATCGACGGCCCCGACCTCGATCTCGACGCGGTGGTGCGCCGCCAGACCGATCTCGCCGCCGGCGGCCCCGGCAGCGACCGCATCCATCTGGCGAGCCGGCCGCAAGCCTACGATCTCGCGGTGACGACGCTGATGGACGTCTCGCTCTCGACCGATTCCTGGTTCGACGATCTGCGCGTGCTCGACGTCGAGAAGCAGGCGCTCACCGTCTTCGCCCATGGGCTTGCCGCCTGCGGCGACCGCCACGAGATCCTGACCTTCACCTCGCGCCGGCGCGACTGGGTCCGCATCGAGACGGTGAAGCGCTTCGACGAGGCGATGGGGCCGGCGGTCGAGGCACGCATAGCCGCGCTGACGCCCGGCCACTACACCCGCATCGGCGCCGCGATCCGCCATGCCGCGGCCGGGCTGAAAGCCCGCCCCGACCGGCGCAAGCTCCTCATCGTCCTCACCGACGGCAAGCCCAACGACATCGACCATTACGAGGGCCGCTTCGCCATGGAGGATACCCGCATGGCGGTGATCGAGGCGCGCCGCGCCGGCATCTGCGTCTTCGCCGTCACCGTCGACCGCGAGTCGCGCGCCTATATCCCGCATCTCTTCGGCCGCAACGGCCACGCCGTGGTCTCGAAGCTGGAGCGCCTGCCGGCGGCCCTGCCGGCGATCTATCGCGTGCTCGCGGCTTAA
- a CDS encoding DUF2249 domain-containing protein has translation MTTLPLEPLDVRTIPPVVRHATIFGILERLEPGDAFSIVNDHDPAPLRRQIEARYPGAYSWAYVVQGPQIWQVEIGRNAAGSAEHAADCGGHEDGQSCTCGH, from the coding sequence ATGACCACCCTGCCCCTCGAACCGCTCGACGTGCGCACGATCCCGCCGGTCGTGCGCCATGCCACGATCTTCGGCATCCTGGAGCGCCTGGAGCCCGGCGACGCCTTCAGCATCGTCAACGACCACGATCCCGCGCCGCTCAGGCGCCAGATCGAGGCGCGTTATCCCGGCGCCTATTCCTGGGCCTATGTCGTGCAAGGCCCGCAGATCTGGCAGGTCGAGATCGGCCGCAATGCCGCAGGCAGCGCGGAGCACGCCGCCGATTGCGGCGGCCATGAGGACGGCCAGTCCTGCACCTGCGGCCACTGA
- a CDS encoding cytochrome c oxidase subunit 3 has protein sequence MTIAVESRSLKGAQPVSPSEGGMELLLWVLVWSELIVFGALLGAFLLIGLIDRPALTAFHDGLDPGLAGIATATLLTSGFFAALAAAGRNTRRNLVLAALGGFAFCALKIIAFFHELPAFTAAESRLSELYLLITGFHLAHVAFVAVLLIVVAWRPKPRPVETVATIWHLIDLVWLMILPVVYLA, from the coding sequence ATGACCATCGCGGTCGAGAGCCGCAGCCTGAAGGGCGCGCAGCCGGTCTCGCCCTCCGAAGGCGGCATGGAGCTCCTGCTCTGGGTCCTGGTCTGGAGCGAGCTTATCGTCTTCGGCGCACTGCTCGGCGCATTCCTGCTGATCGGGCTCATCGACCGGCCGGCGCTGACAGCCTTCCACGACGGGCTCGACCCGGGGCTGGCCGGCATCGCGACCGCGACGCTGCTGACGAGCGGCTTCTTCGCGGCGCTCGCGGCAGCGGGGCGCAACACCCGCCGCAACCTCGTTCTCGCGGCGCTGGGCGGCTTCGCCTTCTGCGCGCTGAAGATCATCGCCTTCTTCCACGAGCTGCCGGCGTTCACCGCCGCTGAAAGCCGGCTGTCCGAGCTCTATCTGCTGATCACCGGCTTTCACCTCGCCCATGTGGCGTTCGTCGCGGTCCTGCTCATCGTTGTCGCCTGGCGCCCGAAGCCGCGGCCGGTCGAGACGGTCGCCACGATCTGGCACCTGATCGACCTCGTCTGGCTGATGATCCTGCCGGTCGTCTATCTGGCCTGA
- the hemN gene encoding oxygen-independent coproporphyrinogen III oxidase: protein MQAAQYRDERLPRYTSYPTAPHFSGAVDAGAYAGWLRGLDAGTAASLYLHVPFCRSMCWYCGCHTTVALRDGPIIDYLKALRGEIALVSGHLSAPLDVRHVHFGGGTPTILEPADFVGLVALLRQRFALHPDAEIAVEIDPRRLGPGMIAALAEAGVNRASLGVQSFDPDVQKAINRIQSVAQTAAVVEGLRGAGIAAVSFDLIYGLPRQTLRSCLDTVEQCLALRPDRFSIFGYAHVPEFKKHQRRIVTAELPDGEARHEQAEAMAGRLVAAGYVRIGLDHFARPEDAMARALSQGSLHRNFQGYTTDRCEALIGFGASAIGRLPQGYVQNEVVIGRYAEHVADNVLPTARGYRLTAEDRLRAELIERVMCDLSVDIDAVCARHRADRRILDASLRQLDQLAREGVVRFEGGRVFLPDEARLMVRKVASAFDAHLDEPQRQYSRAV, encoded by the coding sequence ATGCAGGCTGCGCAATACCGAGACGAGCGGCTTCCGCGCTACACCAGCTACCCGACCGCGCCGCATTTCAGCGGCGCCGTCGATGCGGGCGCCTATGCCGGCTGGCTGCGGGGGCTCGATGCGGGCACCGCCGCCTCGCTTTACCTGCACGTGCCGTTCTGCCGCTCGATGTGCTGGTATTGCGGCTGCCACACCACGGTCGCGCTGCGCGACGGGCCGATCATCGATTATCTTAAGGCGCTGCGGGGCGAGATCGCGCTGGTCTCGGGCCATCTTTCCGCTCCGCTCGACGTGCGCCACGTCCATTTCGGCGGCGGCACGCCGACCATCCTGGAGCCTGCGGATTTCGTCGGGCTGGTCGCGCTGCTGCGTCAGCGTTTCGCGCTGCACCCGGACGCGGAGATCGCGGTCGAGATCGATCCGCGCCGGCTCGGGCCCGGCATGATCGCCGCGCTCGCCGAGGCGGGGGTCAACCGGGCGAGCCTCGGCGTGCAGAGCTTCGATCCGGACGTCCAGAAGGCGATCAACCGGATCCAGAGCGTCGCGCAGACGGCCGCCGTGGTCGAAGGCCTGCGCGGCGCCGGCATCGCTGCGGTGAGCTTCGACCTGATCTACGGGCTGCCGCGGCAGACGCTCCGCTCCTGCCTCGACACCGTCGAGCAATGCCTGGCGCTGCGCCCCGACCGCTTCTCGATCTTCGGCTATGCCCATGTGCCGGAGTTCAAGAAGCACCAGCGCCGCATCGTCACGGCCGAGCTGCCGGACGGCGAGGCGCGCCACGAACAGGCCGAGGCGATGGCCGGGCGCCTCGTCGCAGCCGGCTATGTCCGCATCGGGCTCGACCATTTCGCCCGGCCGGAGGACGCGATGGCGCGCGCCTTGTCGCAAGGCTCGCTCCATCGCAATTTCCAGGGCTACACCACCGACCGCTGCGAGGCGCTGATCGGTTTCGGCGCCTCGGCGATCGGCCGGCTGCCGCAGGGCTATGTCCAGAACGAGGTGGTGATCGGCCGCTATGCCGAGCATGTCGCGGACAATGTCCTGCCGACGGCGCGAGGCTATCGCCTGACGGCGGAGGATCGCCTGCGCGCCGAGCTGATCGAGCGGGTGATGTGCGATCTTTCGGTCGATATCGACGCCGTCTGCGCCCGGCATCGGGCCGACCGGCGCATCCTCGACGCCTCGCTGCGCCAGCTCGACCAGTTGGCGCGGGAGGGCGTGGTGCGCTTCGAGGGCGGCCGGGTCTTCCTGCCGGACGAGGCGCGCCTGATGGTGCGCAAGGTCGCATCGGCCTTCGACGCCCATCTCGATGAGCCGCAGCGCCAGTACAGCCGGGCGGTGTAG
- a CDS encoding CbbQ/NirQ/NorQ/GpvN family protein, with protein sequence MAPAADTIDIPAYTTSGNERFLFEKAWERHLPLLLKGPTGSGKTRFIAHMAARLGLPLFTVACHDDLSAADLTGRHLLKGGETVWVDGPLTRAVREGGLCYLDEIVEARKDVAVVLHPLTDDRRILPLERTGEVLAAPASFMIAVSYNPGYQNLLKNLKPSTRQRFVSISFDFLPREQEIAVVAQESGLDEAAVAPLVDLARRLRTLKGQDIEEGVSTRLVVYAASLISAGLPRQEAVMAAMIEPLTDEPEVRAGLVEVSRAVLG encoded by the coding sequence ATGGCGCCCGCCGCCGACACTATCGACATCCCCGCCTATACCACCTCCGGCAACGAGCGTTTCCTGTTCGAGAAGGCCTGGGAGCGGCATCTGCCGCTCCTGCTCAAGGGGCCGACCGGCTCGGGCAAGACCCGCTTCATCGCCCATATGGCGGCGCGGCTTGGCCTGCCGCTCTTCACCGTCGCCTGCCATGACGATCTCTCCGCCGCCGACCTCACCGGCCGCCACCTGCTCAAGGGCGGCGAAACCGTCTGGGTCGACGGGCCGCTGACGCGCGCCGTGCGCGAGGGCGGGCTGTGCTATCTCGACGAGATCGTCGAGGCCCGCAAGGACGTCGCCGTGGTGCTGCACCCGCTCACCGACGACCGCCGCATCCTGCCGCTGGAACGCACCGGCGAGGTCCTGGCCGCGCCGGCCTCCTTCATGATCGCGGTCTCCTACAATCCCGGCTACCAGAACCTCCTGAAGAACCTGAAGCCCTCGACCCGCCAGCGCTTCGTCTCGATCAGCTTCGACTTCCTGCCGCGCGAGCAGGAGATCGCGGTCGTCGCCCAGGAGAGCGGGCTCGACGAGGCGGCCGTCGCGCCGCTCGTCGACCTTGCGCGCCGCCTGCGCACGCTGAAGGGGCAGGACATCGAGGAGGGCGTCTCGACCCGCCTCGTCGTCTATGCGGCGAGCCTGATCTCCGCCGGGCTTCCCCGGCAGGAGGCGGTGATGGCGGCGATGATCGAGCCCCTGACCGACGAGCCGGAGGTCAGGGCCGGGCTCGTCGAGGTTTCCCGCGCGGTCCTCGGCTAG
- the nirK gene encoding copper-containing nitrite reductase, translating to MGEELKLTRRSILAGAAATGALVQAASTPAQAQGVMTKASAADIAKLPRVKPKLVDPPFVHAHEQIATGGPKVVEFEMTIHEKKIVLDDAGTETFAFTFNGTVPGPLMVVHEGDYVELTMINAETNELLHNIDFHSSTGALGGGALTEVNPGEKVVLRWKATRPGVFVYHCAPPGMVPWHVTAGMNGAIMVLPREGLTDHQGKSLKYDKVYYVGEQDFYVPRDENGKFKRYESAGEAHEDVIKAMRTLTPTHIVFNGKVGALTGKNALTAKVGETVLIVHSQANRDTRPHLIGGHGDYVWATGKFRNPPERDLETWFIPGGCAGAAIYTFLQPGIYAYVNHNLIEAFELGAAGHFKVEGEWNDDLMKQVLAPAGI from the coding sequence ATGGGCGAAGAGCTCAAACTGACCCGCCGCAGCATTCTGGCGGGAGCGGCGGCAACCGGGGCGCTCGTCCAGGCCGCATCCACGCCGGCGCAGGCGCAAGGCGTGATGACCAAGGCCAGCGCCGCCGACATCGCCAAGCTGCCGCGCGTCAAGCCGAAGCTGGTCGATCCCCCCTTCGTGCATGCGCATGAACAGATTGCCACCGGCGGGCCGAAGGTCGTCGAATTCGAGATGACGATCCATGAGAAGAAGATCGTCCTCGACGATGCCGGCACCGAGACCTTCGCCTTCACCTTCAACGGCACGGTTCCGGGCCCGCTGATGGTCGTGCACGAGGGCGACTATGTCGAACTCACGATGATCAACGCCGAGACCAACGAGCTGTTGCACAATATCGACTTCCATTCGTCGACCGGCGCGCTCGGCGGCGGGGCGCTGACCGAGGTCAACCCCGGCGAGAAGGTCGTGCTGCGCTGGAAGGCCACCCGGCCGGGCGTGTTCGTCTACCACTGCGCCCCTCCGGGCATGGTGCCCTGGCACGTCACCGCCGGTATGAACGGCGCCATCATGGTGCTGCCGCGCGAGGGGCTGACGGACCATCAGGGCAAGTCCCTGAAGTACGACAAGGTCTACTATGTCGGCGAGCAGGACTTCTACGTCCCGCGTGACGAGAACGGCAAGTTCAAGCGCTACGAGAGTGCCGGCGAAGCCCATGAGGACGTGATCAAGGCGATGCGGACGCTGACCCCGACCCATATCGTCTTCAACGGCAAGGTCGGCGCCCTGACAGGCAAGAACGCGCTCACCGCCAAGGTCGGCGAGACCGTGCTGATCGTGCACTCGCAGGCCAACCGCGACACGCGGCCCCACCTGATCGGCGGCCATGGCGACTATGTCTGGGCCACCGGCAAGTTCCGCAACCCGCCCGAGCGCGACCTGGAGACCTGGTTCATCCCCGGCGGCTGCGCGGGAGCGGCGATCTACACCTTCCTGCAGCCGGGCATCTACGCCTATGTCAACCATAACCTGATCGAGGCGTTCGAGCTCGGTGCCGCCGGCCACTTCAAGGTCGAGGGCGAATGGAACGACGACCTGATGAAGCAGGTCCTGGCCCCGGCCGGCATCTGA
- a CDS encoding cytochrome c: MAERLTKAGARNVFYGGSIFFFAIFVGLTAHSHWYMRNVSTDESTLTPAVARGKHIWERHSCINCHTLLGEGAYFAPELGNVWKRYGGDKDPGGARDAFKAWMEAQPTGIEGRRQMPQFNLTDQELNDLADFLEWTSRIKTQNWPPNDAG, translated from the coding sequence ATGGCCGAACGTCTGACAAAGGCGGGAGCCCGAAATGTCTTCTACGGCGGATCGATCTTCTTCTTCGCGATATTCGTCGGGCTCACCGCCCACAGCCACTGGTACATGCGCAACGTCTCGACCGACGAATCGACGCTGACGCCCGCCGTCGCCCGCGGCAAGCACATCTGGGAGCGCCACTCCTGCATCAACTGCCACACGCTGCTCGGCGAAGGCGCCTATTTCGCGCCCGAGCTCGGCAATGTCTGGAAGCGCTATGGCGGCGACAAGGACCCCGGCGGGGCGCGCGACGCCTTCAAGGCCTGGATGGAGGCCCAGCCGACCGGGATCGAGGGCCGGCGCCAGATGCCGCAATTCAACCTGACCGATCAGGAACTCAACGATCTCGCCGATTTCCTCGAATGGACGAGCCGGATCAAGACCCAGAACTGGCCGCCCAACGATGCCGGCTGA
- a CDS encoding iron-sulfur cluster assembly protein, with protein sequence MSAGLERLVEIALRDVLDPEMGRSVVDLGLIYAITAAPDGTVAITMTTTTRGCPLAGFLREAVAMAAGAVEGVATVTVTLTYEPAWEPAMIAAG encoded by the coding sequence ATGAGCGCCGGTCTGGAGCGGCTGGTCGAGATCGCGCTGCGCGACGTGCTCGACCCCGAAATGGGCCGCAGCGTCGTCGATCTGGGCCTGATCTACGCGATCACGGCGGCACCCGACGGCACCGTCGCCATTACCATGACGACGACCACGCGCGGCTGCCCGCTCGCCGGCTTCCTCAGGGAAGCCGTGGCGATGGCCGCAGGCGCCGTCGAGGGCGTCGCCACCGTCACGGTGACGCTGACCTACGAGCCGGCCTGGGAGCCGGCGATGATCGCGGCCGGGTGA
- a CDS encoding SUMF1/EgtB/PvdO family nonheme iron enzyme: MATTLRLSLPGLTTSLGLLFLAGAAALLLAAPARRPAPAFPLPQTTIVPPATLVHRLDGEYSRAGRPIDAPRVTVKIGAPLEIMRYQVTAADYARCVAAGACKRLDSPAPRGDLPVTGVSHTDATDYAAWLSRETGAVWRLPSDREWAHAAGSRFVDDARGFDPDATNPAQRWLADYEREANRKAASDPAPRTIGSFGANEHGVHDIAGNVWEWTRTCLRRVTQDAAGTTIGETGNCGIYVVEGQHRAMMTFFIRNPKSGGCSVGTPPDNLGFRLVREQSWRDRLPEGLRRLLPA, encoded by the coding sequence ATGGCCACCACGCTGCGCCTCTCGCTGCCGGGGCTGACGACCTCGCTCGGCCTCCTCTTCCTCGCCGGAGCCGCCGCCCTCCTGCTGGCCGCGCCGGCCCGCCGGCCCGCCCCCGCCTTTCCCCTGCCGCAGACGACGATCGTGCCGCCCGCGACGCTCGTGCACCGCCTCGACGGCGAGTACAGCCGCGCCGGCCGCCCGATCGACGCGCCCCGCGTCACGGTCAAGATCGGCGCACCGCTCGAGATCATGCGCTATCAGGTGACGGCCGCCGATTATGCGCGCTGCGTCGCGGCCGGGGCCTGCAAGCGCCTCGACAGCCCGGCGCCGCGCGGCGATCTGCCCGTGACCGGCGTCAGCCATACCGACGCGACCGACTACGCCGCCTGGCTCAGCCGCGAGACCGGTGCGGTCTGGCGCCTGCCGAGCGACCGCGAATGGGCCCATGCCGCGGGCTCGCGCTTCGTCGACGACGCGCGCGGCTTCGATCCCGACGCCACCAACCCGGCCCAGCGCTGGCTCGCCGATTATGAGCGCGAGGCCAACCGGAAGGCTGCGAGCGACCCCGCGCCGCGGACCATCGGCTCTTTCGGCGCCAACGAGCACGGCGTCCACGACATCGCCGGCAATGTCTGGGAATGGACCAGGACCTGCCTGCGCCGCGTCACGCAGGATGCCGCCGGAACCACGATCGGCGAGACCGGCAATTGCGGCATCTACGTGGTCGAGGGCCAGCACCGCGCGATGATGACCTTCTTCATCCGCAACCCCAAGAGCGGCGGCTGCTCGGTCGGCACCCCGCCGGACAATCTCGGCTTCCGCCTGGTGCGCGAGCAGAGCTGGCGCGACCGGCTGCCGGAGGGCCTGCGCCGGCTCCTGCCGGCATGA
- a CDS encoding Crp/Fnr family transcriptional regulator: MSIDPDLLREEALFASLGAAGRKAVAASANLRHLGAGVCAFAQGEPIDEIFLLLSGCLKLARISWGREAVILRIVHPGELFDLGHGPPPHRHDATASALRDSTLAVWPAASWQRLLREVPGLPLGLVQQLGLELAETQGRFLEIASLDVPRRLAHAVLRLIERAGRQEAGGMRIDFPLSQQDLAALTGTTLHNVSRILTRWERGGLITGGRRTLLVRDIPALTRLATAEA, encoded by the coding sequence GCGCGAGGAAGCTCTCTTCGCATCGCTCGGGGCGGCCGGGCGGAAGGCCGTTGCCGCCAGCGCGAACCTGCGCCATCTCGGCGCCGGGGTCTGCGCCTTCGCGCAAGGGGAGCCGATCGACGAGATCTTCCTGCTGCTGTCGGGCTGCCTCAAGCTCGCGCGCATCAGCTGGGGCCGGGAGGCGGTGATCCTGCGCATCGTCCACCCCGGCGAGCTGTTCGACCTCGGCCACGGCCCGCCGCCGCACCGGCATGACGCGACGGCGAGCGCGCTGCGCGACTCGACGCTCGCGGTCTGGCCCGCCGCATCCTGGCAGCGGCTGCTGCGCGAGGTGCCGGGCCTGCCGCTCGGGCTCGTCCAGCAACTCGGCCTCGAGCTCGCCGAGACGCAGGGGCGCTTCCTCGAGATCGCCTCGCTCGACGTGCCGCGGCGCCTGGCCCATGCGGTGCTGCGCCTGATCGAGCGGGCCGGCCGGCAGGAGGCCGGCGGCATGCGCATCGATTTCCCGCTCTCGCAGCAGGATCTCGCGGCGCTCACCGGCACCACCTTGCACAATGTCTCGCGCATCCTGACGCGCTGGGAGCGGGGCGGGCTCATCACCGGCGGCCGGCGCACGCTCCTGGTCCGGGACATCCCCGCCCTGACGCGCCTGGCGACGGCCGAAGCCTGA
- a CDS encoding cytochrome C oxidase subunit IV family protein: MTRDLPLTETLLALIFATGLSLVAAMFLPAGPRGFAIAGLGVVKAWLVVLGFMRLHRASRPLMIALLSYAALLCTLTGLRIVIAG, translated from the coding sequence ATGACGCGCGACCTTCCCCTCACCGAGACCCTGCTGGCGCTCATCTTCGCCACCGGCTTGAGCCTCGTCGCCGCGATGTTCCTGCCCGCCGGCCCGCGCGGCTTCGCCATCGCCGGGCTCGGCGTGGTCAAGGCATGGCTCGTCGTGCTCGGCTTCATGCGCCTGCATCGCGCAAGCCGCCCGCTCATGATCGCGCTTCTGAGCTATGCGGCGCTGCTGTGCACGCTGACGGGGCTGAGGATCGTGATCGCCGGGTAG
- a CDS encoding cbb3-type cytochrome c oxidase subunit I, whose protein sequence is MPGYNTTRYESQSVAMLYFYGALALFIAQVTFGVVAGLIYVLPNTLSVVLPFNIVRMIHTNALVVWLLLGFMGATYYLLPEEAQTELYSRKLAVIQFWLFFIAAGVAVVGYLFRIHEGREFLEQPFAIKVGIVVVVLMFLFNITMTSLKGRKTTVTNILLFGLWGLAIFFLFAFYNPANLALDKMYWWYVIHLWVEGVWELIMASVLAYLMIKLNGVDREVVEKWLYVIVGLALFSGILGTGHHYYWIGAPGYWQWIGSLFSTLEVAPFFAMVLFTFHMTWKAGRNHPNKAALLWSIGCSVMAFFGAGVWGFLHTLSSVNYYSHGTQMTAAHGHLAFFGAYVMLNLAVMAYAIPELKGRAPYNQWLSIGSFWLMVTAMSVMTFALTFAGVVQIHLQRVLGQGFMDVQDQLALFYWFRLGSGVVVVVSALMFVWAVLVPGRERAEDPFAIAQPAE, encoded by the coding sequence ATGCCAGGCTACAACACGACGAGATATGAGAGCCAGAGCGTCGCGATGCTCTATTTCTACGGGGCGCTCGCGCTCTTCATCGCGCAGGTGACCTTCGGGGTCGTCGCAGGGCTGATCTATGTCCTGCCCAACACGCTTTCGGTGGTCCTGCCCTTCAACATCGTGCGGATGATCCACACCAACGCGCTGGTGGTGTGGCTCCTGCTCGGCTTCATGGGCGCGACCTACTACCTCCTGCCGGAGGAGGCGCAGACCGAGCTCTACAGCCGCAAGCTCGCGGTCATCCAGTTCTGGCTGTTTTTCATTGCCGCCGGGGTCGCGGTCGTCGGCTATCTCTTCCGCATCCATGAAGGCCGCGAATTCCTCGAGCAGCCCTTCGCGATCAAGGTCGGCATCGTCGTCGTCGTGCTGATGTTCCTGTTCAACATCACCATGACCTCGCTGAAGGGCCGCAAGACCACCGTCACCAACATCCTGCTCTTCGGCCTGTGGGGGCTGGCGATCTTCTTCCTCTTCGCCTTCTACAACCCGGCCAACCTCGCGCTCGACAAGATGTACTGGTGGTACGTCATCCATCTGTGGGTCGAGGGCGTCTGGGAGCTGATCATGGCCTCGGTGCTGGCCTATCTGATGATCAAGCTCAACGGCGTCGACCGCGAGGTCGTGGAGAAATGGCTCTACGTCATCGTCGGGCTCGCCCTGTTCTCCGGCATCCTCGGCACCGGCCACCACTACTACTGGATCGGCGCGCCCGGATACTGGCAGTGGATCGGCTCGCTGTTCTCGACGCTGGAGGTGGCGCCCTTCTTCGCCATGGTGCTTTTCACCTTCCACATGACCTGGAAGGCCGGGCGCAACCACCCCAACAAGGCCGCCCTGCTCTGGTCGATCGGCTGCTCGGTGATGGCCTTCTTCGGCGCCGGCGTCTGGGGCTTCCTGCACACGCTGTCCTCGGTGAACTACTACAGCCATGGCACGCAGATGACGGCCGCCCACGGGCACCTCGCCTTCTTCGGCGCCTATGTGATGCTGAACCTCGCGGTGATGGCCTATGCGATCCCCGAGCTGAAGGGGCGGGCGCCCTACAACCAGTGGCTCTCGATCGGAAGCTTCTGGCTGATGGTGACCGCGATGTCGGTGATGACCTTCGCCCTGACTTTCGCCGGCGTGGTCCAGATTCATCTCCAGCGCGTGCTCGGCCAGGGCTTCATGGACGTGCAGGACCAGCTCGCCCTGTTCTACTGGTTCCGGCTCGGCTCCGGCGTGGTGGTGGTGGTCTCGGCACTGATGTTCGTCTGGGCCGTGCTGGTGCCCGGCCGCGAGCGCGCCGAGGATCCCTTCGCCATCGCCCAGCCGGCGGAATGA
- a CDS encoding DUF2249 domain-containing protein, translated as MSTPEASPIRELDVRPLLQAGQEPFQAIMAAVGALAPGERLRLIAPFRPVPLFSVMANHGFSASDRPLEGGDWEVVFSPIDAGIKAEAGLAAGSSPFAALWGDPVEELDLVDLEPPEPMVRILEALEELRPGEVLFALLSREPLFLFPELAKRQHEWAGNFDASGTAYRLLVRHGGGGTQG; from the coding sequence ATGTCGACACCGGAAGCATCGCCCATCCGCGAGCTTGACGTCCGCCCGCTGCTGCAAGCCGGGCAGGAGCCGTTCCAGGCGATCATGGCGGCGGTCGGCGCGCTCGCGCCGGGCGAGCGCCTGCGCCTCATCGCGCCGTTCCGGCCGGTGCCGCTGTTCTCGGTGATGGCCAATCACGGCTTTTCCGCCAGCGACCGCCCGCTCGAGGGCGGCGACTGGGAGGTGGTGTTCTCGCCGATCGATGCCGGAATCAAGGCGGAAGCCGGGCTCGCCGCCGGATCGAGCCCCTTCGCCGCCCTCTGGGGCGATCCGGTGGAGGAGCTGGACCTCGTCGACCTCGAGCCGCCCGAGCCGATGGTGCGCATCCTGGAGGCGCTGGAGGAGCTTCGGCCCGGCGAGGTGCTGTTTGCGCTATTGTCCCGCGAGCCGCTCTTCCTGTTCCCCGAGCTGGCGAAGCGCCAGCACGAATGGGCCGGCAATTTCGACGCGTCGGGCACGGCCTATCGCCTGCTCGTGCGCCATGGCGGCGGAGGTACCCAGGGATGA